In a genomic window of [Empedobacter] haloabium:
- a CDS encoding acyl-CoA dehydrogenase family protein — protein sequence MVRDEQTLALLTESIRRFVREVLVPAETQVAESDEIPPAIVAQMRELGLFGLSIPEEYGGLALTMEEEVRVAFELAWTSPAFRSLIGTNNGIGAQGIVIDGTEEQKQRWLPRLASGDIIGAFALTEPEAGSDAASLRTTAVRDGDHYVINGTKRYITNAPEASIFTVMARTDATRTGAGAISAFVVERGTHGLSLGKTDRKMGQRGAHTCDVIFENCRVPAANLIGGVEGVGFKTAMKVLDKGRLHIAAVCVGAAERMLHDALIYAMERRQFCQPIAEFQLVQAMLADSRTELYAAKCMVLDAARRRDAGLDVSTEASCCKLFAAEMCGRVADRSVQIHGGAGYIADYAAERFYRDVRLFRIYEGTSQIQQLVIARNMMRERRG from the coding sequence ATGGTTCGCGACGAACAGACGCTTGCCCTGCTGACCGAAAGCATCCGCCGTTTCGTGCGCGAAGTCCTGGTGCCGGCCGAGACGCAGGTGGCCGAGAGCGACGAAATCCCGCCCGCCATCGTTGCGCAGATGCGCGAGCTGGGGCTGTTTGGCCTGTCGATTCCCGAGGAGTACGGCGGCCTGGCGCTGACGATGGAAGAGGAAGTGCGGGTGGCGTTCGAGCTGGCCTGGACGTCGCCGGCGTTCCGCTCGCTGATCGGCACCAACAACGGCATCGGCGCGCAGGGCATCGTCATCGACGGCACCGAAGAGCAGAAGCAGCGCTGGCTGCCGCGGCTGGCGTCGGGCGACATCATCGGCGCGTTCGCGCTGACCGAGCCGGAAGCGGGTTCGGACGCCGCCTCGCTGCGCACCACGGCCGTGCGCGACGGCGATCACTACGTCATCAACGGTACCAAGCGCTACATCACCAACGCGCCGGAAGCGTCGATCTTTACCGTCATGGCGCGCACCGATGCCACGCGCACGGGCGCCGGCGCGATCTCCGCTTTTGTCGTCGAACGCGGCACCCATGGCCTGTCGCTCGGCAAGACCGACCGCAAGATGGGCCAGCGCGGCGCCCACACCTGTGACGTCATCTTCGAGAACTGCCGCGTACCGGCCGCCAACCTGATCGGCGGGGTCGAGGGGGTCGGCTTCAAGACGGCGATGAAGGTGCTCGACAAAGGCCGCCTGCACATCGCCGCCGTCTGCGTGGGCGCGGCCGAACGCATGCTGCACGACGCGCTCATCTACGCCATGGAACGGCGCCAGTTCTGCCAGCCGATCGCCGAATTCCAGCTGGTGCAGGCGATGCTGGCGGACAGCCGCACCGAACTCTATGCGGCCAAATGCATGGTGCTGGACGCGGCGCGCCGGCGCGACGCGGGCCTGGACGTCTCGACCGAAGCCTCGTGCTGCAAGCTGTTCGCCGCCGAGATGTGCGGCCGCGTGGCCGACCGCAGCGTGCAGATCCACGGCGGCGCCGGCTATATCGCCGATTACGCGGCCGAGCGCTTCTACCGCGACGTGCGCCTGTTCCGCATCTACGAGGGCACGTCGCAGATCCAGCAGCTCGTGATCGCCCGCAACATGATGCGGGAGCGCCGTGGCTGA
- a CDS encoding CheR family methyltransferase: MTLSSMEQARPANEPESVPSTLAFPVVGLGASAGGLPALLRLFEHMPSHSGMAFVVVLHLSPRHESTVDQVLQRATRMPVLQVTQRVAIEPDHVYVIAPNLHLSMDDGHLDVSELARPRGQHVAIDIFFRTLADVHREKALAVVLSGTGSDGSVGLGRIKEQGGLTFAQAPDDAEHDGMPEAAIASGAVDFVLPAADIPQKLVELWDNARVIHLPPAEDGDGGVAADTDSDSDSERAASETALRRIIKMLCANTGHDFRHYKRATVLRRIERRMQVKGVPSLPAYAEVLEREPAEFKALLKDMLIGVTNFFRDRDAFEALEREVIPALFQGRVPGEQVRAWVAACATGQEAYSLAMLLVDEASRLPKPPDIQVFASDIDEQAIAVARAGVYPSAIMMDVPAVRLRQFFSKEDERYRIRKSVRDRILFAAHNLLRDPPFSKLDLISCRNLLIYLNRDVQLRVMEMFHSALKPEGFLFLGSSESADAAAEFFVPFDKKNRIYRARPLSRATRYVPALASPPPGRLPELGNAGGTVRRPFSYADVHQRALTKFAPPSVVVDRDSNIVHMSEAAGRFLRHVGGEPSRSILHLVLPDLRLELRSALYQALQSGNSVEGQRVLTRREHGTSFVNIIVRPFSDEAANADFALVVFEETEQSMNGASPEVQAGHKDLVLHQLEQELQRSKEKLQETIEHAEVSTEELRASNEELQAINEELRSATEELETSKEELQSVNEELITVNYELKVKVEETGKANDDLNNLIASTNIATIFVDRALRIKRFTPRAADVFSIIPTDIGRSLLDITHRLDYDALAEDVATTFDTLRLVEREVRSNDGRYYIVRLLPYRTTEDKIEGAVMTFFDISGRREAEAKLRKGEEWMRLVAESTYDYAIITVDLEGRVTGWNKGAERNFGYTEEEVTGRELDFIFTPEDRAAGVPAEERARALAEGRAEDERWHMRKDGTRFFCVGVTTPLRDGELHGYAKIARDQTSRVQIDTQREAALSSEQAGRSQAEMDSALKDEFLAVMSHELRHPLNLIYINAELMSRLPAVREAPAAVRATAVIRNAVASQAKIIDDLLDMSRLSTGKLSLNCHDVDLGDIAAKLMDVVAADPMVESLDVRFQPYDNPLIVRADPVRIEQVVLNLLSNAFKFTPAGGIVTVVLGEDDGHARLDVSDTGAGIAAEFLPQVFQMFRQGGAKAVRNKAGLGIGLALVRQIVELHGGRVEATSPGLGQGSRFSLWLPLAQQAGLPVRPQAASLAAAVTGRRILLVDDMEDSAYVFRTLLELEGATVDVAIRAVDGLALLREQTFDLVISDLSMPGMDGFAFLRAVRAMPALATLPAIAASGLGREKDVQAALAAGFSDHITKPVDMDLLADKIVRLLAKRP, translated from the coding sequence ATGACGCTCAGCAGTATGGAACAAGCACGGCCGGCCAACGAACCGGAGTCCGTGCCCAGCACGCTGGCGTTCCCCGTCGTAGGCCTGGGTGCTTCGGCCGGTGGCCTGCCGGCCCTGCTGCGCCTGTTCGAGCACATGCCGTCGCACAGCGGCATGGCGTTCGTCGTGGTGCTGCACCTGTCGCCGCGCCACGAGAGCACCGTCGACCAGGTGCTGCAGCGCGCGACGCGCATGCCCGTGCTCCAGGTGACGCAGCGGGTGGCCATCGAGCCCGACCACGTCTACGTGATCGCGCCGAACCTGCACCTGTCGATGGACGACGGCCACCTGGACGTGTCGGAACTGGCGCGGCCGCGCGGCCAGCACGTCGCCATCGACATCTTCTTCCGCACGCTGGCGGACGTGCACCGCGAGAAGGCGCTGGCCGTCGTCCTGTCGGGCACCGGTTCGGATGGCTCGGTGGGCCTGGGCCGCATCAAGGAGCAGGGCGGCCTGACGTTCGCGCAGGCGCCGGACGACGCCGAACACGACGGCATGCCGGAAGCGGCGATCGCCAGCGGCGCGGTGGACTTCGTGCTGCCCGCCGCCGACATCCCGCAAAAGCTGGTCGAGCTGTGGGACAACGCGCGCGTGATCCACCTGCCGCCGGCGGAGGATGGCGACGGCGGCGTGGCGGCCGATACCGACAGCGACAGCGACAGCGAGCGCGCCGCCAGCGAGACGGCCCTGCGCCGCATCATCAAGATGTTGTGTGCCAACACCGGCCACGACTTCCGCCATTATAAGCGCGCCACCGTGCTGCGCCGGATCGAGCGGCGCATGCAGGTCAAGGGCGTGCCGTCGCTGCCGGCCTATGCCGAGGTGCTGGAGCGCGAGCCGGCCGAGTTCAAGGCGCTGCTGAAGGACATGCTGATCGGCGTGACCAATTTCTTCCGCGACCGCGATGCGTTCGAGGCGCTGGAGCGCGAAGTCATTCCGGCGCTGTTCCAGGGCCGCGTGCCCGGCGAGCAGGTGCGGGCCTGGGTCGCCGCCTGCGCCACCGGCCAGGAGGCGTATTCGCTGGCGATGTTGCTGGTCGACGAAGCCTCGCGGCTGCCGAAGCCGCCCGACATCCAGGTATTCGCTTCCGATATCGACGAGCAGGCCATCGCCGTGGCGCGGGCCGGCGTGTACCCGTCGGCCATCATGATGGACGTGCCGGCCGTGCGGCTGCGCCAGTTCTTTTCCAAGGAAGACGAGCGCTATCGCATCCGCAAGAGTGTGCGCGACCGCATCCTGTTCGCCGCGCACAACCTGCTGCGCGACCCGCCGTTCTCCAAGCTGGACCTGATCTCCTGCCGCAACCTGCTGATCTACCTGAACCGCGACGTCCAGCTGCGCGTGATGGAGATGTTCCATTCGGCGCTGAAACCGGAGGGCTTCCTGTTCCTGGGCTCGTCCGAGTCGGCCGACGCGGCGGCCGAATTCTTCGTCCCGTTCGACAAGAAGAACCGCATCTACCGCGCCCGCCCGCTGTCGCGCGCGACCCGTTACGTGCCGGCGCTGGCGTCGCCGCCGCCGGGCCGGCTACCCGAGCTGGGCAACGCCGGCGGCACCGTGCGCCGGCCCTTCTCGTATGCCGACGTGCACCAGCGCGCGCTGACCAAGTTCGCGCCGCCCTCCGTGGTGGTCGACCGCGATTCGAACATCGTGCACATGTCCGAGGCGGCCGGGCGCTTCCTGCGCCACGTGGGCGGCGAGCCGTCGCGCAGCATCCTGCACCTGGTGCTGCCGGACCTGCGGCTGGAACTGCGCAGTGCCTTGTACCAGGCCCTGCAGTCGGGCAACAGCGTCGAGGGCCAGCGCGTGCTGACGCGGCGCGAGCACGGCACCTCGTTCGTCAACATCATCGTGCGCCCGTTCAGCGACGAGGCAGCCAACGCGGACTTCGCGCTGGTGGTGTTCGAGGAAACCGAGCAGTCCATGAACGGCGCCTCGCCGGAAGTGCAGGCGGGCCACAAGGACCTGGTGCTGCACCAGCTGGAGCAGGAACTGCAGCGCAGCAAGGAGAAGCTGCAGGAGACCATCGAGCATGCCGAGGTGTCGACCGAGGAACTGCGTGCCTCCAACGAGGAACTGCAGGCGATCAACGAGGAGCTGCGCTCGGCCACCGAGGAGCTGGAAACCAGCAAGGAGGAGCTGCAGTCCGTCAACGAGGAACTGATCACCGTCAACTACGAGCTGAAGGTCAAGGTCGAGGAGACGGGCAAGGCCAACGACGACCTGAACAACCTGATCGCGTCGACCAACATCGCCACGATCTTCGTCGACCGGGCGCTGCGCATCAAGCGCTTCACGCCGCGCGCGGCGGACGTGTTCTCGATCATCCCGACCGATATCGGCCGTTCGCTGCTGGACATCACGCACCGGCTCGACTACGACGCGCTGGCCGAGGACGTGGCGACGACGTTCGACACGCTGCGCCTGGTCGAGCGCGAAGTGCGCAGCAACGACGGCCGCTACTACATCGTGCGCCTGCTGCCTTACCGCACCACCGAGGACAAGATCGAGGGCGCCGTGATGACGTTCTTCGACATCAGCGGCCGGCGCGAGGCCGAAGCCAAGCTGCGCAAGGGGGAGGAGTGGATGCGCCTGGTAGCCGAGAGCACCTACGACTACGCCATCATCACGGTCGACCTGGAAGGCCGCGTGACGGGCTGGAACAAGGGGGCCGAGCGCAATTTCGGCTACACCGAGGAAGAGGTGACGGGGCGCGAGCTGGACTTCATCTTCACGCCGGAAGACCGCGCCGCCGGCGTGCCCGCCGAGGAGCGCGCCCGCGCCCTCGCCGAAGGCCGCGCCGAGGACGAGCGCTGGCACATGCGCAAGGACGGCACCCGCTTCTTCTGCGTGGGGGTGACGACGCCGCTGCGCGACGGCGAGCTGCATGGCTACGCCAAGATCGCGCGCGACCAGACCAGCCGGGTGCAGATCGATACGCAGCGCGAGGCGGCACTGTCGAGCGAACAGGCCGGCCGCTCGCAGGCCGAGATGGACAGCGCGCTGAAGGACGAATTCCTGGCCGTGATGTCGCACGAGCTGCGCCATCCGCTCAACCTCATCTACATCAACGCCGAGCTGATGTCGCGCCTGCCGGCCGTGCGCGAGGCGCCTGCGGCCGTGCGCGCCACGGCCGTGATCCGCAACGCGGTGGCCAGCCAGGCCAAGATCATCGACGACCTGCTCGACATGTCGCGCCTGTCGACCGGCAAGCTGTCGCTGAACTGCCATGACGTGGACCTGGGCGACATCGCCGCCAAGCTGATGGACGTGGTGGCCGCCGATCCGATGGTCGAGTCGCTGGACGTGCGCTTCCAGCCGTACGACAATCCGCTGATCGTGCGCGCCGATCCGGTGCGCATCGAACAGGTCGTGCTGAACCTGCTCAGCAACGCGTTCAAGTTCACCCCGGCCGGCGGCATCGTGACGGTCGTGCTGGGCGAGGACGATGGCCATGCCCGCCTCGACGTCAGCGATACGGGCGCCGGCATTGCGGCCGAGTTCCTGCCGCAGGTGTTCCAGATGTTCCGCCAGGGCGGCGCCAAGGCCGTGCGCAACAAGGCCGGCCTGGGCATCGGGCTGGCGCTGGTGCGGCAGATCGTCGAGCTGCATGGCGGCCGCGTGGAAGCGACGTCGCCCGGGCTCGGCCAGGGCAGCCGTTTTTCGCTGTGGCTGCCATTGGCGCAGCAGGCCGGCTTGCCGGTGCGGCCACAGGCCGCCTCGCTGGCCGCCGCCGTCACGGGGCGGCGCATCCTGCTGGTGGACGACATGGAAGACTCCGCCTACGTATTCCGTACCCTGCTGGAGCTGGAGGGCGCCACGGTCGATGTCGCCATCCGCGCCGTCGACGGCCTGGCCCTGTTGCGCGAGCAGACCTTCGACCTCGTCATCTCCGACCTGTCCATGCCGGGCATGGACGGCTTCGCATTCCTGCGCGCGGTGCGGGCGATGCCGGCCCTGGCGACGTTGCCGGCGATCGCCGCCAGCGGATTGGGGCGAGAAAAGGACGTGCAGGCGGCGCTGGCCGCCGGCTTCTCCGACCACATCACCAAGCCGGTCGACATGGATCTGCTGGCCGACAAGATCGTGCGGCTGCTGGCCAAGCGGCCGTGA
- a CDS encoding AMP-binding protein, whose amino-acid sequence MADLDIPALLAALPPRLAGIVQAHAAARPAAPALRDPHAGTVDYAALWQGIQDCATQLRALGVRPGDRVMAVGENCANLVTLIFAAGLLDAWIVNVNARLSPREVDALQAHSGARLVFYTAEVSPDARAHGKRHGATDAAGPFGPWLVGPLNQDCVPEPVHADGAAQPAALVYTTGTTGQPKGVLLSHRGLAYVAAVSSRLRGLTPADRAYGALPTSHVYGLASVMLGTLYAGACLVLAPRFTAPGLLQALDEERLTILQGVPAMFARLLELTGDAAPLPNRLRFAYAGGSPLTPSLKAAAERLLGVALHNGYGMTESGPTISQTDLAAPRADTSVGRPIPGVELRVVEGAGADVAPGQPGQLWVRGPGLMLGYYRDPAQTAAALRPGGWLDTGDMGRQDADGSLFIVGRSKELIIRSGFNVYPLEVETVLNAHPAVAQSAVVGRACADGNEEVIAYVEPDARAEGADLARVLAAYAAQALAPYKCPSRIIVMEALPAAATGKILKGRLAQMAAQLGSVPIGERSRGFEGA is encoded by the coding sequence GTGGCTGACCTCGACATTCCCGCCCTGCTGGCCGCGCTGCCGCCGCGCCTGGCCGGCATCGTCCAGGCCCATGCCGCCGCCAGGCCGGCCGCGCCGGCGCTGCGCGACCCGCATGCCGGCACCGTCGATTACGCCGCGCTGTGGCAGGGCATCCAGGACTGCGCCACGCAACTGCGTGCGCTGGGCGTGCGGCCGGGCGACCGCGTCATGGCCGTCGGCGAGAACTGCGCCAACCTCGTCACCCTGATCTTCGCCGCCGGCCTGCTGGATGCCTGGATCGTCAACGTCAACGCCCGCTTGTCGCCGCGCGAGGTCGACGCGCTGCAGGCCCACAGCGGCGCGCGCCTCGTGTTCTACACGGCCGAGGTTTCGCCGGACGCACGCGCGCATGGCAAACGGCATGGCGCCACCGATGCGGCCGGGCCGTTCGGCCCCTGGCTGGTCGGGCCGCTGAACCAGGACTGCGTGCCGGAGCCCGTGCACGCGGACGGCGCCGCGCAGCCGGCCGCGCTGGTCTACACGACCGGCACGACGGGCCAGCCGAAAGGCGTGCTGCTGTCGCACCGCGGCCTGGCGTACGTGGCCGCCGTGTCGAGCCGCCTGCGCGGATTGACGCCGGCCGACCGCGCCTATGGGGCGCTGCCCACCTCGCACGTGTATGGCCTGGCCTCTGTCATGCTCGGCACCCTGTACGCGGGCGCCTGCCTGGTGCTGGCGCCGCGCTTCACGGCGCCCGGGCTGCTGCAGGCGCTGGACGAGGAACGCCTGACCATCCTGCAGGGCGTGCCGGCCATGTTCGCGCGGCTGCTGGAACTGACCGGCGACGCGGCGCCGTTGCCGAATCGCCTGCGCTTCGCCTACGCGGGCGGTTCGCCGCTGACGCCGAGCCTGAAGGCGGCGGCCGAACGGCTGCTGGGCGTGGCGCTGCACAACGGCTACGGCATGACGGAAAGCGGGCCGACGATCAGCCAGACCGACCTGGCCGCGCCGCGCGCCGACACGTCGGTCGGCCGGCCGATTCCCGGGGTCGAGTTGCGCGTCGTGGAGGGCGCCGGCGCCGACGTGGCGCCGGGCCAGCCGGGCCAGCTGTGGGTGCGCGGTCCCGGCCTGATGCTGGGCTACTACCGCGACCCGGCCCAGACGGCGGCCGCGTTGCGCCCCGGCGGCTGGCTCGATACGGGCGACATGGGCCGGCAGGACGCGGATGGGTCGCTGTTCATCGTCGGCCGCAGCAAGGAGCTGATCATCCGTTCCGGCTTCAACGTCTATCCGCTGGAAGTGGAGACGGTGCTGAACGCGCACCCGGCCGTGGCGCAATCGGCCGTGGTGGGGCGCGCCTGCGCCGACGGCAACGAGGAAGTGATCGCCTATGTGGAACCGGACGCCCGGGCCGAAGGTGCGGACCTGGCGCGGGTGCTGGCGGCGTATGCGGCGCAGGCGCTGGCGCCGTACAAGTGCCCGTCCCGCATCATCGTGATGGAAGCCTTGCCGGCAGCGGCGACCGGGAAGATACTGAAGGGGCGCCTGGCGCAGATGGCGGCGCAGTTGGGGTCTGTCCCCATAGGGGAGCGCAGCAGGGGTTTCGAGGGAGCATAG